Proteins co-encoded in one Acidobacteriota bacterium genomic window:
- a CDS encoding MFS transporter, with amino-acid sequence MTSVIHGEELFADENVERSSRLTAGRANKKLSHEFWLFFTAAFFFDLGFAVYFFLFNLYLLDYGFNERTMGLVGSALTVGSIVGTIPAGIMAKRAGLWQMLVICFCAAPIAGILRVLFMAQTSQLALAVLAGIAMCLWGVCFSPAVARLTNEENRAFAFSLIFSVSIGSSAIGGLVCGYLPSWLHSWGMSASPLHIKQAILLSASACAALGMVALYRLRIPLTAKAATSSGEKSKHRWNPFLVRFLPVMALWSAVAASFVPFANVYFVRTFQMPLAKLGWIFSAAQVAQLLAGIAAPQLYQRIGRIHGIVVTQAVAALAFGLLAISASSASAVSIYLLLSASQWMSSPGLYSLLMDSVPDDLRSSASSLTMFFNSVMQAATIMLVGASLVHFGYPNVLMALMVAACTGAAMFKWFVTPLSATSVS; translated from the coding sequence GTGACCTCAGTCATCCATGGCGAAGAGCTTTTTGCGGATGAAAACGTAGAACGGTCTTCTCGTCTTACAGCAGGCAGAGCGAATAAAAAGCTTAGCCATGAGTTCTGGCTGTTCTTCACGGCTGCGTTCTTCTTCGATCTTGGCTTTGCGGTGTACTTCTTTTTGTTCAATCTGTATCTGCTTGATTACGGTTTCAACGAGCGCACGATGGGTCTAGTGGGGAGTGCGCTGACCGTGGGCTCGATTGTAGGGACCATCCCCGCCGGAATCATGGCAAAAAGAGCTGGTCTGTGGCAGATGCTGGTGATTTGTTTTTGCGCCGCGCCGATTGCTGGAATTCTGCGCGTGCTATTCATGGCACAAACATCTCAATTGGCGCTGGCGGTCCTGGCCGGAATTGCAATGTGCCTGTGGGGTGTGTGCTTTTCGCCTGCGGTCGCTCGTCTGACGAATGAAGAGAACAGGGCGTTCGCATTTAGCCTGATCTTTTCAGTCAGCATTGGAAGCAGCGCAATTGGCGGGCTTGTATGTGGGTATCTGCCATCGTGGCTACATTCATGGGGAATGAGTGCGTCGCCGTTACATATCAAGCAGGCGATCCTGTTATCGGCGAGCGCATGCGCGGCACTGGGTATGGTGGCGTTGTATCGGTTGCGTATCCCGCTCACAGCAAAGGCGGCAACTTCTTCCGGAGAGAAGAGCAAGCACCGCTGGAACCCGTTTCTGGTACGCTTCCTTCCGGTGATGGCCCTATGGTCAGCTGTTGCCGCATCGTTTGTCCCTTTTGCGAACGTTTATTTTGTGCGCACTTTTCAGATGCCATTGGCAAAACTGGGCTGGATATTCTCCGCGGCACAGGTAGCGCAGTTGCTGGCTGGTATAGCTGCGCCTCAGCTCTACCAGCGAATAGGCCGTATCCATGGCATTGTTGTGACGCAAGCGGTTGCCGCATTGGCGTTTGGACTATTGGCCATATCTGCGTCGAGCGCAAGTGCTGTGTCGATCTACCTGCTGCTTTCCGCAAGTCAGTGGATGAGCAGCCCGGGGTTATATAGTCTGCTTATGGACAGCGTTCCCGACGATCTTAGAAGCTCAGCGTCGTCGCTTACTATGTTTTTCAATTCGGTCATGCAGGCCGCTACGATAATGCTGGTCGGTGCCAGCCTTGTTCACTTTGGATACCCCAATGTTTTGATGGCGCTTATGGTCGCCGCCTGCACCGGAGCGGCGATGTTCAAATGGTTCGTGACGCCGCTGTCTGCGACGTCGGTAAGCTGA
- a CDS encoding aldolase, translated as MSNWQFDICFRDLRSGQMQASREERIERYRGLIQPALPLEQTLYPYGFAVHVSTNAQCVLNLLNDAWGSFEPRFSNEPIKVNVEAVEYGTKEPPLEPVFTLRDGLMINVADPENMSVGDLRRGVSHITLSPGALQSPLWMQYFLVCSAPLCHIAGSLALPVHAGCVASNGRGILLCGESGDGKSTLSFACARAGWTYVTDDATYFVHDSGDPCLAVGNCYQIRFRPSAAELFSEVEGREVTPRAAGKPSIEIPIRSLPEIDFAPEAHIEHIVFLNRRDRRPAGLSLYDRDAARDFMRCSMFGTKEGMLKHEKTMERVLAGVQVWEMHYSGLDWAIKRLERLLMEGE; from the coding sequence TTGTCCAATTGGCAGTTCGATATTTGTTTTAGAGATTTGCGGAGTGGACAAATGCAGGCGAGTAGAGAAGAGCGAATTGAAAGATATCGCGGGCTGATACAACCTGCGCTCCCTTTGGAACAGACTTTATACCCCTATGGGTTTGCGGTGCATGTATCGACAAACGCGCAGTGCGTTCTGAATCTGCTAAATGACGCATGGGGGAGCTTTGAGCCGCGCTTTTCGAACGAGCCCATCAAGGTGAACGTCGAAGCGGTCGAGTACGGAACGAAGGAGCCTCCTTTGGAGCCTGTCTTCACGTTGCGAGACGGGCTGATGATCAACGTTGCCGACCCAGAGAATATGAGCGTTGGCGATTTGAGGCGCGGAGTAAGCCATATAACGCTCTCTCCCGGTGCCTTACAAAGTCCCTTATGGATGCAGTACTTTCTTGTTTGCAGCGCGCCTCTATGTCACATTGCAGGAAGTCTTGCTCTTCCGGTACATGCTGGATGCGTTGCAAGCAATGGAAGAGGTATCCTGCTTTGCGGTGAATCGGGAGATGGCAAGTCAACGCTCTCGTTTGCCTGTGCGCGCGCAGGCTGGACCTACGTTACAGATGACGCGACGTACTTTGTCCATGACAGCGGCGATCCCTGTCTGGCAGTTGGAAACTGTTATCAGATTCGTTTTCGCCCCTCCGCAGCGGAACTTTTTTCAGAAGTGGAGGGGAGGGAAGTCACTCCGCGAGCTGCGGGCAAGCCGTCGATCGAGATTCCAATCCGTTCACTGCCTGAGATCGACTTCGCGCCGGAAGCGCATATCGAACACATCGTCTTTCTCAATAGAAGAGATAGAAGGCCTGCAGGCTTATCGCTGTATGACAGAGATGCGGCACGCGACTTTATGCGTTGCTCAATGTTTGGCACTAAAGAAGGGATGCTAAAGCATGAAAAGACCATGGAGCGCGTACTCGCTGGGGTGCAGGTGTGGGAGATGCACTACTCGGGCCTGGATTGGGCGATCAAGCGGTTGGAGCGACTGCTTATGGAGGGCGAGTGA